The following coding sequences lie in one Eschrichtius robustus isolate mEscRob2 chromosome 10, mEscRob2.pri, whole genome shotgun sequence genomic window:
- the TTF1 gene encoding transcription termination factor 1 isoform X2, with protein sequence MEGESSRLETHTPVFVKKKTKHSVHKERHGRHPHESFRDSPLANEQADISKGKKKRKDAQHLVSSPLEKSEICDETEKATSIPKKKKKRRKGALGVSEETGVSCVLVDKENIQNTPKNFRKDVDVVYIDVSKEQKSTKGPEADEPHLVTESRENESELHDKVREKKHKKHRRKVASCDAVQESLGASITLPGSEPQEQKPQPPMGQEGEIAQLPVSADQSKSKKRKRKRPHDQEFKALPTPDSAENIHSEGSQVIGEVGTAGGNQESSGLKKKSKKRKRRSVDTAVAPGGDFSVLRTSSEDTLFDSAEGNGTLIEESAKPRPQEEKPQACSEEVQRLEPTNEEESNLELAKDPETKYLSEDSRDSDNSDVDLGSAVRQLQEFIPDIKERAATTIKRMYRDDLGRFKEFKAQGVAIKFGKFSVKENKQLEKNVQEFLSLTGIENADKLLYTDRYPEEKSLITDLKRKYSFRLHIGKGIARPWKLVYYRAKKMFDVNNYKGRYSKGDTEKLKIYQSLHGNDWKKIGEMVSRSSLSVALKFSQISSQRNHGAWSKTETQKLIKAVEEVILKKMSPQELNEMDSKLQENPEGRLSIVREKLYKGISWVEVEAKVETRNWMQCKSKWMEILTKRMTNGRDVYRGVNALQAKINLIERLYETNVEDVNEIDWEDLASTIGDVPPSYVQTKFYKLKATCVPFWQKKTFPGLVVFIYVSIKLFSLLILLKKVQQPKEGYENNNILWNIKN encoded by the exons ATGGAAGGAGAATCGAGCAGATTGGAAACCCACACTCCAGTTTTCGTCAAGAAAAAGACTAAGCATTCTGTACATAAGGAGAGACATGGCAGGCATCCCCATGAAAGTTTCAGAGACTCCCCCCTGGCAAATGAACAGGCTGACATATCTAAgggtaaaaaaaagagaaaggatgcCCAGCatcttgtttcttctcctttggaaaaatcagAAATTTGCGATGAGACTGAAAAGGCCACTTCTatacccaaaaagaaaaaaaagagaagaaaaggtgcTTTGGGAGTCAGTGAGGAAACAGGTGTTTCGTGCGTCCTGGTGGATAAAGAAAACATTCAGAACACACCAAAGAATTTTAGAAAGGATGTCGATGTCGTTTACATTGATGTAAGCAAGGAGCAAAAGTCAACAAAAGGGCCTGAAGCAGATGAACCGCATTTAGTTACTGAGTCACGTGAAAATGAGTCAGAACTGCATGATAAAGTTCGGGagaaaaagcataaaaaacaTCGGAGGAAAGTTGCATCCTGTGACGCTGTCCAGGAAAGTCTGGGTGCAAGCATCACCCTGCCCGGATCAGAACCCCAAGAGCAGAAACCCCAGCCTCCCATGGGCCAAGAAGGTGAAATTGCACAACTGCCAGTGTCTGCAGATCAAAGCaagtctaagaaaagaaagaggaagcgTCCACATGACCAGGAGTTCAAGGCCTTGCCTACGCCTGACAGCGCTGAGAACATACACTCAGAGGGATCGCAAGTGATTGGTGAGGTCGGCACTGCAGGGGGCAATCAGGAGTCCAGTGGCCTCAAGAAAAAgtctaagaaaaggaagagaagatctGTTGATACTGCCGTGGCGCCTGGCGGTGATTTTTCAGTGCTCAGGACGAGCTCTGAGGACACGCTCTTTGATTCAGCGGAAGGTAATGGTACCTTGATTGAAGAAAGTGCGAAACCCAGGCCACAAGAGGAGAAACCCCAGGCCTGTTCGGAAGAGGTGCAGAG attagaacctacaaatgaagaagaaagcaaTTTGGAGTTGGCTAAAGATCCTGAAACCAaatatttatctgaagattcGAGAGATTCAGATAATTCAGACGTGGATTTGGGTTCCGCTGTGAGGCAGCTCCAGGAGTTCATCCCTGATATCAAGGAGAGGGCTGCCACTACAATTAAGCGAATGTATCGGGATGACTTGGGACGCTTTAAAGAATTTAAAGCCCAGG GTGTCGCTATTAAATTTGGCAAGTTTTCCGTGAAGGAAAATAAGCAGTTAGAGAAAAACGTgcaagaatttctgtctctgacAGGAATCGAGAATGCAGACAAGCTGCTGTACACAGACAGATACCCAGAGGAGAAATCTCTAATCACcgacttaaaaagaaaatactcgTTTAGATTGCACATTG GTAAGGGCATTGCCCGGCCCTGGAAACTCGTATACTATCGAGCAAAGAAGATGTTTGATgtcaacaattacaaaggcag GTATAGCAAAGGAGATACCGAGAAGCTAAAGATATACCAGTCCCTCCATGGAAATGACTGGAAAAAGATTGGTGAGATGGTGTCTCGAAGTAGCCTCTCTGTGGCCCTGAAGTTCTCCCAGATCAGCAGTC AAAGAAATCATGGTGCTTGGAGCAAGACGGAGACCCAGAAACTAATCAAAGCTGTTGAAGAAGTGATTCTAAAGAAAATGTCTCCCCAGGAGCTAAACGAGATGGATTCTAAACTCCAAGAGAATCCTGAAGGCCGCCTGTCAATTGTTCGGGAAAAACTCTACAAAGGCATATCCTGGGTAGAAGTGGAGGCTAAAGTGGAAACCAGGAATTGGATGCAGTGTAAAAGTAAGTG GATGGAAATTCTAACCAAGAGGATGACAAATGGTCGGGACGTATACCGGGGAGTTAATGCCCTACAGGCCAAGATCAACCTCATTGAAAG GTTGTATGAAACAAACGTGGAAGATGTTAATGAAATAGACTGGGAAGATCTTGCTAGCACCATAGG GGATGTTCCTCCATCTTATGTCCAAACTAAATTTTATAAGCTGAAAGCTACCTGTGTTCCCTTTTGGCAGAAGAAGACTTTTCCAG GTCTGGTTGTGTTTATATACGtgtcaataaagctattttcacTATTGATTTTACTGAAGAAGGTGCAACAGCCAAAGGAAGGGTatgaaaataataacatattGTGGAACATTAAAAATTGA
- the TTF1 gene encoding transcription termination factor 1 isoform X3, with protein MEGESSRLETHTPVFVKKKTKHSVHKERHGRHPHESFRDSPLANEQADISKGKKKRKDAQHLVSSPLEKSEICDETEKATSIPKKKKKRRKGALGVSEETGVSCVLVDKENIQNTPKNFRKDVDVVYIDVSKEQKSTKGPEADEPHLVTESRENESELHDKVREKKHKKHRRKVASCDAVQESLGASITLPGSEPQEQKPQPPMGQEGEIAQLPVSADQSKSKKRKRKRPHDQEFKALPTPDSAENIHSEGSQVIGEVGTAGGNQESSGLKKKSKKRKRRSVDTAVAPGGDFSVLRTSSEDTLFDSAEEPTNEEESNLELAKDPETKYLSEDSRDSDNSDVDLGSAVRQLQEFIPDIKERAATTIKRMYRDDLGRFKEFKAQGVAIKFGKFSVKENKQLEKNVQEFLSLTGIENADKLLYTDRYPEEKSLITDLKRKYSFRLHIGKGIARPWKLVYYRAKKMFDVNNYKGRYSKGDTEKLKIYQSLHGNDWKKIGEMVSRSSLSVALKFSQISSQRNHGAWSKTETQKLIKAVEEVILKKMSPQELNEMDSKLQENPEGRLSIVREKLYKGISWVEVEAKVETRNWMQCKSKWMEILTKRMTNGRDVYRGVNALQAKINLIERLYETNVEDVNEIDWEDLASTIGDVPPSYVQTKFYKLKATCVPFWQKKTFPEIIDYLYETSLPLLKEKLEKKMEKKGTEIQTPATPKPVFLFRDIFYCDDDSEGEDGDEKC; from the exons ATGGAAGGAGAATCGAGCAGATTGGAAACCCACACTCCAGTTTTCGTCAAGAAAAAGACTAAGCATTCTGTACATAAGGAGAGACATGGCAGGCATCCCCATGAAAGTTTCAGAGACTCCCCCCTGGCAAATGAACAGGCTGACATATCTAAgggtaaaaaaaagagaaaggatgcCCAGCatcttgtttcttctcctttggaaaaatcagAAATTTGCGATGAGACTGAAAAGGCCACTTCTatacccaaaaagaaaaaaaagagaagaaaaggtgcTTTGGGAGTCAGTGAGGAAACAGGTGTTTCGTGCGTCCTGGTGGATAAAGAAAACATTCAGAACACACCAAAGAATTTTAGAAAGGATGTCGATGTCGTTTACATTGATGTAAGCAAGGAGCAAAAGTCAACAAAAGGGCCTGAAGCAGATGAACCGCATTTAGTTACTGAGTCACGTGAAAATGAGTCAGAACTGCATGATAAAGTTCGGGagaaaaagcataaaaaacaTCGGAGGAAAGTTGCATCCTGTGACGCTGTCCAGGAAAGTCTGGGTGCAAGCATCACCCTGCCCGGATCAGAACCCCAAGAGCAGAAACCCCAGCCTCCCATGGGCCAAGAAGGTGAAATTGCACAACTGCCAGTGTCTGCAGATCAAAGCaagtctaagaaaagaaagaggaagcgTCCACATGACCAGGAGTTCAAGGCCTTGCCTACGCCTGACAGCGCTGAGAACATACACTCAGAGGGATCGCAAGTGATTGGTGAGGTCGGCACTGCAGGGGGCAATCAGGAGTCCAGTGGCCTCAAGAAAAAgtctaagaaaaggaagagaagatctGTTGATACTGCCGTGGCGCCTGGCGGTGATTTTTCAGTGCTCAGGACGAGCTCTGAGGACACGCTCTTTGATTCAGCGGAAG aacctacaaatgaagaagaaagcaaTTTGGAGTTGGCTAAAGATCCTGAAACCAaatatttatctgaagattcGAGAGATTCAGATAATTCAGACGTGGATTTGGGTTCCGCTGTGAGGCAGCTCCAGGAGTTCATCCCTGATATCAAGGAGAGGGCTGCCACTACAATTAAGCGAATGTATCGGGATGACTTGGGACGCTTTAAAGAATTTAAAGCCCAGG GTGTCGCTATTAAATTTGGCAAGTTTTCCGTGAAGGAAAATAAGCAGTTAGAGAAAAACGTgcaagaatttctgtctctgacAGGAATCGAGAATGCAGACAAGCTGCTGTACACAGACAGATACCCAGAGGAGAAATCTCTAATCACcgacttaaaaagaaaatactcgTTTAGATTGCACATTG GTAAGGGCATTGCCCGGCCCTGGAAACTCGTATACTATCGAGCAAAGAAGATGTTTGATgtcaacaattacaaaggcag GTATAGCAAAGGAGATACCGAGAAGCTAAAGATATACCAGTCCCTCCATGGAAATGACTGGAAAAAGATTGGTGAGATGGTGTCTCGAAGTAGCCTCTCTGTGGCCCTGAAGTTCTCCCAGATCAGCAGTC AAAGAAATCATGGTGCTTGGAGCAAGACGGAGACCCAGAAACTAATCAAAGCTGTTGAAGAAGTGATTCTAAAGAAAATGTCTCCCCAGGAGCTAAACGAGATGGATTCTAAACTCCAAGAGAATCCTGAAGGCCGCCTGTCAATTGTTCGGGAAAAACTCTACAAAGGCATATCCTGGGTAGAAGTGGAGGCTAAAGTGGAAACCAGGAATTGGATGCAGTGTAAAAGTAAGTG GATGGAAATTCTAACCAAGAGGATGACAAATGGTCGGGACGTATACCGGGGAGTTAATGCCCTACAGGCCAAGATCAACCTCATTGAAAG GTTGTATGAAACAAACGTGGAAGATGTTAATGAAATAGACTGGGAAGATCTTGCTAGCACCATAGG GGATGTTCCTCCATCTTATGTCCAAACTAAATTTTATAAGCTGAAAGCTACCTGTGTTCCCTTTTGGCAGAAGAAGACTTTTCCAG agATTATAGACTACCTTTATGAGACTAGTCTACCGTTGcttaaagaaaaattagagaagaagatggagaaaaaagggactgagatCCAGACCCCGGCCACCCCCAAGCCAGTCTTCCTGTTTCGAGACATCTTTTATTGTGACGATGACAGTGAGGGAGAAGACGGAGATGAAAAATGTTAA
- the TTF1 gene encoding transcription termination factor 1 isoform X4 — protein MEGESSRLETHTPVFVKKKTKHSVHKERHGRHPHESFRDSPLANEQADISKGKKKRKDAQHLVSSPLEKSEICDETEKATSIPKKKKKRRKGALGVSEETGVSCVLVDKENIQNTPKNFRKDVDVVYIDVSKEQKSTKGPEADEPHLVTESRENESELHDKVREKKHKKHRRKVASCDAVQESLGASITLPGSEPQEQKPQPPMGQEGEIAQLPVSADQSKSKKRKRKRPHDQEFKALPTPDSAENIHSEGSQVIGEVGTAGGNQESSGLKKKSKKRKRRSVDTAVAPGGDFSVLRTSSEDTLFDSAEGNGTLIEESAKPRPQEEKPQACSEEVQRLEPTNEEESNLELAKDPETKYLSEDSRDSDNSDVDLGSAVRQLQEFIPDIKERAATTIKRMYRDDLGRFKEFKAQGVAIKFGKFSVKENKQLEKNVQEFLSLTGIENADKLLYTDRYPEEKSLITDLKRKYSFRLHIGKGIARPWKLVYYRAKKMFDVNNYKGRYSKGDTEKLKIYQSLHGNDWKKIGEMVSRSSLSVALKFSQISSQRNHGAWSKTETQKLIKAVEEVILKKMSPQELNEMDSKLQENPEGRLSIVREKLYKGISWVEVEAKVETRNWMQCKSKWMEILTKRMTNGRDVYRGVNALQAKINLIERLYETNVEDVNEIDWEDLASTIGSEISSAVAVCLHRYGPCVFNQFLPLEERPPL, from the exons ATGGAAGGAGAATCGAGCAGATTGGAAACCCACACTCCAGTTTTCGTCAAGAAAAAGACTAAGCATTCTGTACATAAGGAGAGACATGGCAGGCATCCCCATGAAAGTTTCAGAGACTCCCCCCTGGCAAATGAACAGGCTGACATATCTAAgggtaaaaaaaagagaaaggatgcCCAGCatcttgtttcttctcctttggaaaaatcagAAATTTGCGATGAGACTGAAAAGGCCACTTCTatacccaaaaagaaaaaaaagagaagaaaaggtgcTTTGGGAGTCAGTGAGGAAACAGGTGTTTCGTGCGTCCTGGTGGATAAAGAAAACATTCAGAACACACCAAAGAATTTTAGAAAGGATGTCGATGTCGTTTACATTGATGTAAGCAAGGAGCAAAAGTCAACAAAAGGGCCTGAAGCAGATGAACCGCATTTAGTTACTGAGTCACGTGAAAATGAGTCAGAACTGCATGATAAAGTTCGGGagaaaaagcataaaaaacaTCGGAGGAAAGTTGCATCCTGTGACGCTGTCCAGGAAAGTCTGGGTGCAAGCATCACCCTGCCCGGATCAGAACCCCAAGAGCAGAAACCCCAGCCTCCCATGGGCCAAGAAGGTGAAATTGCACAACTGCCAGTGTCTGCAGATCAAAGCaagtctaagaaaagaaagaggaagcgTCCACATGACCAGGAGTTCAAGGCCTTGCCTACGCCTGACAGCGCTGAGAACATACACTCAGAGGGATCGCAAGTGATTGGTGAGGTCGGCACTGCAGGGGGCAATCAGGAGTCCAGTGGCCTCAAGAAAAAgtctaagaaaaggaagagaagatctGTTGATACTGCCGTGGCGCCTGGCGGTGATTTTTCAGTGCTCAGGACGAGCTCTGAGGACACGCTCTTTGATTCAGCGGAAGGTAATGGTACCTTGATTGAAGAAAGTGCGAAACCCAGGCCACAAGAGGAGAAACCCCAGGCCTGTTCGGAAGAGGTGCAGAG attagaacctacaaatgaagaagaaagcaaTTTGGAGTTGGCTAAAGATCCTGAAACCAaatatttatctgaagattcGAGAGATTCAGATAATTCAGACGTGGATTTGGGTTCCGCTGTGAGGCAGCTCCAGGAGTTCATCCCTGATATCAAGGAGAGGGCTGCCACTACAATTAAGCGAATGTATCGGGATGACTTGGGACGCTTTAAAGAATTTAAAGCCCAGG GTGTCGCTATTAAATTTGGCAAGTTTTCCGTGAAGGAAAATAAGCAGTTAGAGAAAAACGTgcaagaatttctgtctctgacAGGAATCGAGAATGCAGACAAGCTGCTGTACACAGACAGATACCCAGAGGAGAAATCTCTAATCACcgacttaaaaagaaaatactcgTTTAGATTGCACATTG GTAAGGGCATTGCCCGGCCCTGGAAACTCGTATACTATCGAGCAAAGAAGATGTTTGATgtcaacaattacaaaggcag GTATAGCAAAGGAGATACCGAGAAGCTAAAGATATACCAGTCCCTCCATGGAAATGACTGGAAAAAGATTGGTGAGATGGTGTCTCGAAGTAGCCTCTCTGTGGCCCTGAAGTTCTCCCAGATCAGCAGTC AAAGAAATCATGGTGCTTGGAGCAAGACGGAGACCCAGAAACTAATCAAAGCTGTTGAAGAAGTGATTCTAAAGAAAATGTCTCCCCAGGAGCTAAACGAGATGGATTCTAAACTCCAAGAGAATCCTGAAGGCCGCCTGTCAATTGTTCGGGAAAAACTCTACAAAGGCATATCCTGGGTAGAAGTGGAGGCTAAAGTGGAAACCAGGAATTGGATGCAGTGTAAAAGTAAGTG GATGGAAATTCTAACCAAGAGGATGACAAATGGTCGGGACGTATACCGGGGAGTTAATGCCCTACAGGCCAAGATCAACCTCATTGAAAG GTTGTATGAAACAAACGTGGAAGATGTTAATGAAATAGACTGGGAAGATCTTGCTAGCACCATAGG GAGTGAGATTTCATCAGCTGTCGCTGTCTGCCTTCACCGCTACGGTCCTTGCGTTTTCAACCAGTTCCTGCCACTGGAGGAGAGGCCACCACTCTGA
- the TTF1 gene encoding transcription termination factor 1 isoform X1, with product MEGESSRLETHTPVFVKKKTKHSVHKERHGRHPHESFRDSPLANEQADISKGKKKRKDAQHLVSSPLEKSEICDETEKATSIPKKKKKRRKGALGVSEETGVSCVLVDKENIQNTPKNFRKDVDVVYIDVSKEQKSTKGPEADEPHLVTESRENESELHDKVREKKHKKHRRKVASCDAVQESLGASITLPGSEPQEQKPQPPMGQEGEIAQLPVSADQSKSKKRKRKRPHDQEFKALPTPDSAENIHSEGSQVIGEVGTAGGNQESSGLKKKSKKRKRRSVDTAVAPGGDFSVLRTSSEDTLFDSAEGNGTLIEESAKPRPQEEKPQACSEEVQRLEPTNEEESNLELAKDPETKYLSEDSRDSDNSDVDLGSAVRQLQEFIPDIKERAATTIKRMYRDDLGRFKEFKAQGVAIKFGKFSVKENKQLEKNVQEFLSLTGIENADKLLYTDRYPEEKSLITDLKRKYSFRLHIGKGIARPWKLVYYRAKKMFDVNNYKGRYSKGDTEKLKIYQSLHGNDWKKIGEMVSRSSLSVALKFSQISSQRNHGAWSKTETQKLIKAVEEVILKKMSPQELNEMDSKLQENPEGRLSIVREKLYKGISWVEVEAKVETRNWMQCKSKWMEILTKRMTNGRDVYRGVNALQAKINLIERLYETNVEDVNEIDWEDLASTIGDVPPSYVQTKFYKLKATCVPFWQKKTFPEIIDYLYETSLPLLKEKLEKKMEKKGTEIQTPATPKPVFLFRDIFYCDDDSEGEDGDEKC from the exons ATGGAAGGAGAATCGAGCAGATTGGAAACCCACACTCCAGTTTTCGTCAAGAAAAAGACTAAGCATTCTGTACATAAGGAGAGACATGGCAGGCATCCCCATGAAAGTTTCAGAGACTCCCCCCTGGCAAATGAACAGGCTGACATATCTAAgggtaaaaaaaagagaaaggatgcCCAGCatcttgtttcttctcctttggaaaaatcagAAATTTGCGATGAGACTGAAAAGGCCACTTCTatacccaaaaagaaaaaaaagagaagaaaaggtgcTTTGGGAGTCAGTGAGGAAACAGGTGTTTCGTGCGTCCTGGTGGATAAAGAAAACATTCAGAACACACCAAAGAATTTTAGAAAGGATGTCGATGTCGTTTACATTGATGTAAGCAAGGAGCAAAAGTCAACAAAAGGGCCTGAAGCAGATGAACCGCATTTAGTTACTGAGTCACGTGAAAATGAGTCAGAACTGCATGATAAAGTTCGGGagaaaaagcataaaaaacaTCGGAGGAAAGTTGCATCCTGTGACGCTGTCCAGGAAAGTCTGGGTGCAAGCATCACCCTGCCCGGATCAGAACCCCAAGAGCAGAAACCCCAGCCTCCCATGGGCCAAGAAGGTGAAATTGCACAACTGCCAGTGTCTGCAGATCAAAGCaagtctaagaaaagaaagaggaagcgTCCACATGACCAGGAGTTCAAGGCCTTGCCTACGCCTGACAGCGCTGAGAACATACACTCAGAGGGATCGCAAGTGATTGGTGAGGTCGGCACTGCAGGGGGCAATCAGGAGTCCAGTGGCCTCAAGAAAAAgtctaagaaaaggaagagaagatctGTTGATACTGCCGTGGCGCCTGGCGGTGATTTTTCAGTGCTCAGGACGAGCTCTGAGGACACGCTCTTTGATTCAGCGGAAGGTAATGGTACCTTGATTGAAGAAAGTGCGAAACCCAGGCCACAAGAGGAGAAACCCCAGGCCTGTTCGGAAGAGGTGCAGAG attagaacctacaaatgaagaagaaagcaaTTTGGAGTTGGCTAAAGATCCTGAAACCAaatatttatctgaagattcGAGAGATTCAGATAATTCAGACGTGGATTTGGGTTCCGCTGTGAGGCAGCTCCAGGAGTTCATCCCTGATATCAAGGAGAGGGCTGCCACTACAATTAAGCGAATGTATCGGGATGACTTGGGACGCTTTAAAGAATTTAAAGCCCAGG GTGTCGCTATTAAATTTGGCAAGTTTTCCGTGAAGGAAAATAAGCAGTTAGAGAAAAACGTgcaagaatttctgtctctgacAGGAATCGAGAATGCAGACAAGCTGCTGTACACAGACAGATACCCAGAGGAGAAATCTCTAATCACcgacttaaaaagaaaatactcgTTTAGATTGCACATTG GTAAGGGCATTGCCCGGCCCTGGAAACTCGTATACTATCGAGCAAAGAAGATGTTTGATgtcaacaattacaaaggcag GTATAGCAAAGGAGATACCGAGAAGCTAAAGATATACCAGTCCCTCCATGGAAATGACTGGAAAAAGATTGGTGAGATGGTGTCTCGAAGTAGCCTCTCTGTGGCCCTGAAGTTCTCCCAGATCAGCAGTC AAAGAAATCATGGTGCTTGGAGCAAGACGGAGACCCAGAAACTAATCAAAGCTGTTGAAGAAGTGATTCTAAAGAAAATGTCTCCCCAGGAGCTAAACGAGATGGATTCTAAACTCCAAGAGAATCCTGAAGGCCGCCTGTCAATTGTTCGGGAAAAACTCTACAAAGGCATATCCTGGGTAGAAGTGGAGGCTAAAGTGGAAACCAGGAATTGGATGCAGTGTAAAAGTAAGTG GATGGAAATTCTAACCAAGAGGATGACAAATGGTCGGGACGTATACCGGGGAGTTAATGCCCTACAGGCCAAGATCAACCTCATTGAAAG GTTGTATGAAACAAACGTGGAAGATGTTAATGAAATAGACTGGGAAGATCTTGCTAGCACCATAGG GGATGTTCCTCCATCTTATGTCCAAACTAAATTTTATAAGCTGAAAGCTACCTGTGTTCCCTTTTGGCAGAAGAAGACTTTTCCAG agATTATAGACTACCTTTATGAGACTAGTCTACCGTTGcttaaagaaaaattagagaagaagatggagaaaaaagggactgagatCCAGACCCCGGCCACCCCCAAGCCAGTCTTCCTGTTTCGAGACATCTTTTATTGTGACGATGACAGTGAGGGAGAAGACGGAGATGAAAAATGTTAA